A window of Amycolatopsis australiensis contains these coding sequences:
- a CDS encoding peptidyl-tRNA hydrolase, whose amino-acid sequence MSSVLDPLGARYAYWLGLPAEDTSDTSDELPGEVRAMPVILRIERAEPPGRTPLLEAAAAAALAVCLDDRSAPGGEWAEPMHAWLDNRIRKVARRARGAHWAAVQDLPGVTVEIDGAEARALVPGLVTETPKEVARLQISGSELPPDEPGPIPDGVPLLLLNPHAPMTVGKAAAQVGHATMILAALLGDADRADWAARGYRTAVRPASEARWKELHPGDDPEGAWRRDRVIAVRDAGFTEVDPGTITVLAQWEPEQAAS is encoded by the coding sequence GTGAGCAGCGTTCTCGACCCCCTGGGCGCCCGCTACGCCTATTGGCTGGGGCTTCCGGCCGAAGACACCTCGGACACCTCCGACGAGCTGCCCGGGGAAGTCCGGGCGATGCCGGTGATCCTCCGGATCGAGCGCGCCGAGCCGCCCGGCCGCACGCCGCTGCTCGAAGCCGCGGCGGCGGCCGCGCTGGCGGTCTGCCTCGACGACCGTTCCGCGCCCGGCGGCGAGTGGGCCGAGCCGATGCACGCGTGGCTCGACAACCGGATCCGGAAGGTCGCGCGGCGGGCGCGCGGCGCGCACTGGGCGGCCGTGCAGGACCTGCCCGGCGTCACTGTCGAGATCGACGGTGCCGAGGCGCGGGCCCTGGTGCCCGGCCTGGTCACCGAGACGCCCAAGGAGGTCGCGCGGCTGCAGATCTCGGGCAGCGAGCTGCCGCCGGACGAGCCGGGCCCGATCCCGGACGGCGTGCCGCTGCTCCTGCTCAACCCGCACGCGCCGATGACCGTCGGCAAGGCTGCCGCGCAGGTCGGGCACGCCACCATGATCCTGGCCGCCTTGCTCGGCGACGCCGACCGGGCGGACTGGGCCGCGCGGGGCTACCGGACCGCGGTGCGGCCGGCGAGCGAGGCGCGGTGGAAGGAACTGCACCCCGGCGACGACCCCGAGGGGGCGTGGCGGCGCGACCGAGTCATCGCCGTCCGGGACGCCGGGTTCACCGAAGTCGACCCGGGCACGATCACCGTTCTTGCCCAGTGGGAGCCGGAACAAGCGGCTTCCTGA
- a CDS encoding OsmC family protein, which yields MGLEVQRDGQHAFVGRNDRGAEVRLGRTGAEGAFSPAELLQIAAAGCSAVTAEELITRRVGEDAKFRVTVSADRREGASELDAVHVAFDVDVSTLPADQRQALAGAVDRAIERLCTVSRTLKKGIPVTEEFPV from the coding sequence ATGGGACTCGAAGTACAGCGGGACGGGCAGCACGCCTTCGTCGGCCGCAACGACCGGGGCGCGGAGGTCCGGCTGGGCCGGACGGGCGCCGAAGGGGCGTTCTCGCCCGCCGAGCTGCTGCAGATCGCGGCCGCAGGCTGCAGCGCGGTGACCGCCGAAGAGCTGATCACGCGGCGGGTCGGCGAGGACGCGAAGTTCCGCGTCACGGTCAGCGCCGACCGCCGCGAGGGCGCTTCGGAGCTGGACGCCGTGCACGTCGCGTTCGACGTCGACGTGTCGACATTGCCGGCGGATCAGCGGCAAGCACTCGCCGGCGCCGTGGATCGCGCGATCGAACGCCTCTGCACGGTGAGCCGGACGCTCAAGAAGGGCATTCCGGTGACGGAAGAGTTCCCGGTTTAG
- a CDS encoding ATP-dependent DNA helicase, translated as MPARTDFPGVLELLTHAVESVGGAERPGQVKMAEAVGRAIRTGEHLAVQAGTGTGKSLAYLVPAIRHAVEKEATVVVSTATIALQRQLVDRDLPRLAKALKKPLGREPTFAILKGRRNYMCLHRLDSGAPDEPEDAQLFDPFAVSRLGKEVTRLREWASDTETGDRDELVPGVSDQAWRQVSVTAKECLGASRCPIGTDCFAERARAEAGRADVIVTNHALLAIDALQGYQVLPDHDVVIIDEAHDLVDRVTSVATGELTSAMCAAAARRCGKLIDADIADRLLEAGDGLALIVDDLPPGRMDELPRPLRGAIPAIRDAAHACITALGSDRKEDVEEATARKLARSLLDEVHDTAVRLLEAFEEDQAHQRDVVWLSGDKFASNPRPPALKVAPLGVAGLLRERVFNQHTTILTSATLTLGGTFDTMARQWGLPPGAARVEQAPGAATEKEAPSDDSGPKWTGLDVGSPFDHRRNGILYLAKHLPPPGRDGLMPSTMDELAELIEAAGGRTLGLFSSMRAAKQAAEEMRERLDFPILCQGEDATSLLVQKFAEDVRTCLFGTLSLWQGVDVPGPSLQLVVVDRIPFPRPDDPVSSARQRAVEARGGNGFLTVAATHAALLLAQGTGRLHRSVTDRGVVAVLDSRLANARYGGFLRASLPPFWPTMDPKVVRDALRRLDAAAPA; from the coding sequence GTGCCCGCCCGAACCGATTTCCCCGGCGTCCTCGAACTCCTCACCCACGCGGTGGAGTCCGTGGGCGGTGCCGAACGCCCAGGGCAGGTGAAGATGGCCGAGGCCGTCGGCCGCGCCATCCGCACCGGCGAGCACCTGGCCGTCCAGGCCGGGACCGGCACCGGCAAGTCGCTGGCCTACCTCGTCCCCGCGATCCGCCACGCCGTCGAGAAGGAAGCCACGGTCGTCGTCTCCACGGCGACGATCGCGCTGCAGCGCCAGCTCGTCGACCGCGACCTCCCGCGCCTGGCGAAGGCCCTGAAGAAGCCGCTCGGCCGCGAACCGACCTTCGCGATCCTCAAGGGCCGCCGCAACTACATGTGCCTGCACCGGCTGGACTCCGGCGCGCCGGACGAGCCGGAAGACGCCCAGCTGTTCGACCCGTTCGCCGTGTCGCGGCTGGGCAAGGAGGTCACGCGGCTGCGGGAGTGGGCGTCGGACACCGAGACCGGCGACCGCGACGAGCTCGTCCCCGGCGTCTCCGACCAGGCGTGGCGGCAGGTTTCGGTGACGGCGAAGGAATGCCTCGGCGCTTCGCGCTGCCCGATCGGCACGGACTGCTTCGCCGAGCGCGCCCGCGCCGAGGCCGGCCGCGCCGACGTCATCGTCACCAACCACGCGCTGCTGGCGATCGACGCGCTGCAGGGCTACCAGGTGCTGCCGGACCACGACGTCGTGATCATCGACGAGGCACACGACCTCGTCGACCGGGTCACCTCGGTCGCCACCGGCGAGCTGACCAGCGCGATGTGCGCGGCGGCCGCCCGCCGCTGCGGCAAGCTGATCGACGCCGACATCGCGGACCGCCTGCTGGAGGCGGGTGACGGCCTGGCGCTGATCGTCGACGACCTGCCGCCCGGCCGGATGGACGAGCTGCCGCGGCCGCTGCGGGGCGCGATCCCGGCGATCCGCGACGCCGCCCACGCGTGCATCACGGCGCTGGGCTCCGACCGCAAGGAGGACGTCGAGGAGGCCACCGCGCGCAAGCTGGCGCGTTCACTGCTCGACGAGGTGCACGACACCGCGGTCCGGCTGCTGGAGGCGTTCGAGGAGGACCAGGCGCACCAGCGCGACGTCGTCTGGCTCTCGGGTGACAAGTTCGCGTCGAACCCGCGGCCGCCCGCGCTGAAGGTGGCGCCGCTGGGCGTGGCCGGGCTGCTGCGCGAGCGCGTGTTCAACCAGCACACGACGATCCTCACGTCGGCGACACTGACCCTGGGCGGCACGTTCGACACGATGGCGCGCCAGTGGGGCCTGCCGCCGGGCGCGGCCCGCGTCGAGCAGGCGCCGGGCGCCGCCACCGAGAAGGAAGCGCCGTCCGACGACTCGGGCCCGAAGTGGACCGGCCTGGACGTCGGCTCGCCGTTCGACCACCGGCGCAACGGCATCCTGTACCTGGCCAAGCACCTGCCGCCACCGGGCCGCGATGGGCTCATGCCGTCCACAATGGACGAACTGGCCGAGCTGATCGAGGCCGCGGGCGGCCGCACGCTGGGGCTGTTCTCCTCGATGCGCGCGGCCAAGCAGGCGGCCGAAGAGATGCGCGAGCGGCTGGACTTCCCGATCCTCTGCCAGGGCGAAGACGCGACGTCGCTGCTGGTCCAGAAGTTCGCCGAGGACGTCCGCACGTGCCTGTTCGGCACGCTCAGCCTCTGGCAGGGCGTCGACGTGCCCGGCCCGTCGCTGCAACTGGTGGTGGTCGACCGGATCCCGTTCCCGCGCCCGGACGACCCGGTGTCCTCGGCGCGCCAGCGCGCGGTGGAAGCCCGCGGCGGCAACGGGTTCCTCACCGTGGCGGCCACGCACGCGGCGCTGCTGCTGGCGCAGGGCACCGGGCGGCTGCACCGGTCGGTCACCGACCGCGGCGTGGTGGCGGTCCTGGACTCCCGGCTGGCGAACGCCCGCTACGGCGGCTTCCTGCGGGCGTCGCTGCCGCCGTTCTGGCCGACGATGGACCCGAAGGTGGTGCGCGACGCGCTGCGCCGGCTGGACGCAGCCGCGCCCGCGTGA
- a CDS encoding biotin transporter BioY, producing the protein MSSLSFAGKRPVLADLVPGSLVRDIALVAGGAVLTGAAAQLTIPVPGSPVPMTGQTFAALLVGASLGMSRGAASMLVYLLVGAVGVPWFQHGTAGLSGASAGYIVGFVFAGALVGALAGRGGDRTPVRTAGTMVLGNVVIYAFGVPWLMAATGFDLATAFAKGVTPFLVGDAIKIVVAAGLLPLTWKLVSGRRAED; encoded by the coding sequence GTGTCTTCGCTGTCTTTCGCCGGCAAGCGGCCCGTGCTGGCCGACCTCGTGCCCGGCTCCCTCGTCCGGGACATCGCGCTGGTCGCCGGGGGTGCCGTGCTGACCGGCGCCGCCGCGCAGCTGACGATCCCGGTGCCGGGCAGCCCGGTGCCGATGACCGGCCAGACGTTCGCCGCGCTGCTCGTCGGCGCGTCGCTCGGCATGTCGCGCGGTGCCGCGTCGATGCTGGTCTACCTGCTCGTCGGCGCCGTGGGCGTGCCGTGGTTCCAGCACGGCACCGCGGGCCTGTCGGGCGCGAGCGCCGGCTACATCGTCGGGTTCGTCTTCGCCGGCGCGCTGGTGGGCGCGCTCGCCGGCCGCGGCGGTGACCGGACGCCGGTGCGCACCGCGGGCACGATGGTGCTCGGCAACGTCGTGATCTACGCGTTCGGCGTGCCGTGGCTGATGGCGGCGACCGGGTTCGACCTGGCCACGGCGTTCGCCAAGGGTGTCACGCCGTTCCTCGTCGGCGACGCGATCAAGATCGTCGTGGCCGCCGGGCTCCTGCCGCTGACCTGGAAGCTGGTCTCGGGCCGCCGCGCCGAAGACTGA
- a CDS encoding choice-of-anchor P family protein, whose amino-acid sequence MLAVTTLAAPLLAAAAPVTSTGWASSGSLDVTVDNEHVVTGELAKCTADGPYGARTQGGATGDVAVFGIGESGCGRSDAVAIAQASGHRFETTVLRRYGGPVLSVRTYSAKCATTATGSLGEVSIGAVDGITVPAQIPPNHRIVIPGGPAGTALATVILNETVTPQPPDGSLVTHAVHIELFPQGGPASGDIYLGTAACDPFGKK is encoded by the coding sequence TTGCTGGCGGTGACGACGCTGGCGGCCCCGCTCCTCGCGGCTGCGGCGCCGGTGACGTCCACCGGATGGGCGTCTTCCGGCTCGCTCGACGTGACCGTCGACAACGAGCACGTCGTCACCGGTGAACTGGCTAAATGCACCGCCGACGGCCCCTACGGCGCCCGGACGCAGGGCGGCGCGACCGGCGACGTCGCGGTGTTCGGCATCGGCGAGAGCGGCTGCGGGCGTTCGGACGCCGTGGCGATCGCGCAGGCGTCCGGGCACCGGTTCGAGACGACCGTGCTGCGGCGCTACGGCGGCCCGGTGCTGTCGGTGCGCACCTACTCGGCGAAGTGCGCCACGACCGCCACCGGCAGCCTCGGCGAGGTCTCGATCGGCGCGGTCGACGGGATCACCGTGCCCGCGCAGATCCCGCCGAACCACCGGATCGTCATCCCCGGCGGCCCCGCGGGCACGGCGCTCGCGACGGTGATCCTCAACGAGACCGTGACGCCCCAGCCGCCGGACGGCAGCCTGGTGACGCACGCGGTGCACATCGAGCTGTTCCCGCAGGGCGGCCCGGCGAGCGGGGACATCTACCTGGGCACGGCGGCCTGCGACCCGTTCGGCAAGAAGTAG
- a CDS encoding bifunctional 4-hydroxy-2-oxoglutarate aldolase/2-dehydro-3-deoxy-phosphogluconate aldolase — MKDLQAELARHRLVAILRATDASRFADAAMVLHAAGVRLLEATLTTPGAPAAITALRLALGEDALVGAGSVREPSDVDIAVDAGAAYLITPTVNPAVLDRAAERETPVICGALTPTEIDQAWRLGAAAVKVFPVAAAGGIAYLRAVRAPLPDVPLVPTGGVHLADVEGYLRSGAIAVAAATPLLGDALSPGGSLPDLATRAGEFVAAAARFATA; from the coding sequence GTGAAGGACCTGCAGGCGGAGCTGGCCCGGCACCGGCTCGTCGCGATCCTGCGGGCCACGGACGCGTCGCGCTTCGCCGACGCCGCGATGGTCCTGCACGCGGCGGGCGTCCGGCTGCTCGAAGCGACGCTGACGACACCCGGCGCGCCCGCGGCGATCACCGCCCTGCGCCTGGCCCTGGGCGAAGACGCGCTGGTCGGCGCGGGCAGCGTCCGCGAACCGTCCGATGTGGACATCGCGGTGGACGCCGGCGCGGCGTACCTGATCACGCCGACGGTCAACCCGGCGGTCCTGGACCGCGCCGCCGAGCGGGAGACGCCGGTGATCTGCGGCGCGCTGACGCCGACCGAAATCGACCAGGCGTGGCGCCTCGGCGCGGCGGCGGTCAAGGTGTTCCCCGTCGCGGCGGCCGGCGGGATCGCGTACCTGCGCGCGGTGCGGGCCCCGCTGCCGGACGTCCCGCTGGTCCCGACCGGCGGAGTCCACCTCGCCGACGTCGAGGGCTACCTGCGTTCGGGCGCCATCGCGGTCGCGGCGGCGACGCCGTTGCTGGGCGACGCGCTCTCGCCGGGTGGCAGCCTGCCGGACCTGGCCACCCGGGCCGGCGAGTTCGTCGCGGCGGCTGCGCGCTTCGCGACGGCGTAG
- a CDS encoding isochorismatase family protein: MGTALIVVDVQNDFCEGGSLAVEGGAAAAEAISALSVSGGYSHVVATRDYHIDPGGHFSATPDFKDSWPPHCVAGTPGASFHPALDVVPIGEVFSKGQYSAAYSGFEGASRDGKSLETWLREHDVTDVDIVGIATDYCVRATALDAARAGFGVRVLLDHTAGIAAASVEATLRDFAEAGVAHTGTAHVA; encoded by the coding sequence ATGGGGACCGCGCTGATCGTGGTGGACGTGCAGAACGACTTCTGCGAAGGGGGCTCGCTGGCCGTCGAAGGCGGCGCAGCGGCCGCCGAGGCGATCTCGGCGCTCAGCGTGTCCGGCGGCTACTCGCACGTGGTCGCCACCCGCGACTACCACATCGACCCCGGTGGCCACTTCAGCGCGACGCCCGACTTCAAGGACAGCTGGCCGCCGCACTGCGTGGCGGGCACGCCCGGCGCGTCGTTCCACCCGGCCCTCGACGTCGTCCCGATCGGCGAGGTCTTCTCCAAGGGCCAGTACAGCGCGGCGTACTCCGGCTTCGAAGGCGCGTCCCGGGACGGGAAGTCCCTGGAAACCTGGCTGCGCGAGCACGACGTGACCGACGTCGACATCGTCGGCATCGCGACCGACTACTGCGTGCGGGCCACGGCGCTGGACGCGGCGCGCGCCGGGTTCGGCGTGCGGGTCCTGCTGGACCACACCGCGGGCATCGCCGCCGCGAGCGTCGAGGCCACGCTGCGGGACTTCGCCGAGGCCGGGGTCGCGCACACCGGAACGGCACACGTCGCGTGA